A genomic region of Papaver somniferum cultivar HN1 chromosome 7, ASM357369v1, whole genome shotgun sequence contains the following coding sequences:
- the LOC113296178 gene encoding uncharacterized protein LOC113296178: protein MWLTKVTVGAASRGRGRVRGQEVDPIDYNTNEEGDYTNPFGRGRREGRIIQRDDSERWKAGIKVEVPEFYGGLEPEEFLSWLNTAEEVLEFKDVPDNKRVQLVATMFRGRANSWWQQHKLQRSRKGKQKLVSWEKMKKHMREEFLPHNYISLMYQQLQNLRKGTRSIDEYTKEFYRLLSLNDLSESDEQRVARYVGGLPQQYQDTLNMFDCCSISDAHHRARQVEKQVGRRSSNWGNNVASSPTSNRSTSTTSTINKPNSVSNPSKTPISYFGGKCNKCGETGHKGTDCRKVERVNKVLFNEDNREEDDWVPEYDEDPEDDSDPSDEVVTGDTGVNFVARRSFLTPRTDEDGNWLRNNIFQTTCTIEGKVCRLVIDPGSCENIIDEEVVKRFRQETKAHPHPYKLSWLKKGNEVKVNKRFLVSFSIGNKYKDKIWCDITSMDACHFLLGRPWEFDRKTSHDGHKNTYSFLWNDVRIVLVPSKEIAPKPSTGQTTNLLSFKQFEVEAEDAGELYVLISKYQQPDESSIPIAAQPLIKEFIDVFPNELPDELPPLRDIQHHIDLIPGSSLPNKAHYRMIPKEHEELRRQVEELLQKGLIRQSLSPCVVPALLIPKKDGTWRMCVDSRAINKITVKYRFPIPRLDDLLDQLCGAKVFSKLDLKSGYHQIRIREGDEWKTAFKTREGLYEWMVMPFGLSNAPSTFMRIMNQVLRPFIGTFVVVYFDDILIYSVDMNMHFQHLREVLSTLRREKLFAAIKKCSFMTDQILFLGYVVTKDGIKVDDSKVEAVRNWTTPTTLHEESSHGLRKLTKPLKQSRQN, encoded by the exons ATGTGGCTCACGAAAGTTACCGTTGGAGCAGCAA GTCGTGGTCGAGGTCGTGTTCGAGGccaagaagttgatccaattgattATAATACCAACGAAGAAGGGGATTATACCAACCCTTTTGGTAGAGGACGCCGTGAAGGTAGGATAATCCAACGTGACGATTCTGAGCGCTGGAAGGCCGGAATAAAAGTGGAGGTTCCAGAATTCTATGGAGGTTTAGAACCGGAGGAGTTTCTTTCGTGGTTGAACACAGCTGAGGAAGTATTGGAATTTAAGGATGTACCAGATAACAAACGAGTTCAGCTGGTAGCAACTATGTTTCGGGGAAGAGCTAATTCGTGGTGGCAACAACACAAACTACAACGCTCTCGTAAAGGGAAGCAGAAGTTAGTCTcgtgggagaagatgaagaaacatatgaGAGAAGAATTTTTACCACACAACTATATCAGCTTGATGTACCAGCAACTACAAAACCTACGCAAGGGAACACGTTCTATAGACGAGTACACGAAGGAATTTTATCGATTACTTTCTCTTAACGATTTGTCGGAGTCAGATGAGCAAAGAGTCGCACGTTATGTAGGTGGTCTTCCTCAGCAATATCAGGATACACTTAACATGTTTGACTGTTGTTCTATATCGGATGCACATCATAGAGCAAGGCAGGTAGAGAAACAAGTGGGGCGTAGAAGTTCAAATTGGGGTAACAATGTAGCATCTTCCCCAACAAGTAATCGTAGTACATCAACAACTAGTACTATTAACAAACCTAATTCGGTTTCTAACCCAAGTAAAACTCCAATCAGCTATTTTGGAGGCAAGTGTAATAAGTGCGGTGAAACTGGGCACAAAGGAACTGACTGTCGCAAAGTAGAACGtgtgaacaaggttcttttcaatgaagacaatcgtgaagaagatgattgGGTACCTGAATATGATGAGGATCCAGAGGATGACTCTGATCCTAGTGATGAAGTAGTTACAGGAGATACAGGAGTGAACTTTGTAGCAAGAAGAAGTTTTCTCACTCCACGTACAGATGAGGACGGCAACTGGTTACGTAATAATATATTCCAGACGACATGTACGATCGAGGGAAAAGTTTGTCGTTTAGTTATTGATCCTGGAAGTTGCGAGAATATTATTGACGAAGAGGTCGTGAAACGGTTTAGGCAGGAAACCAAGGCACATCCGCATCCATATAAACTTTCTTGGCTTAAGAAAGGGAATGAGGTGAAAGTAAACAAACGTTTCTTGGTTTCTTTTTCGATTGGtaacaaatataaagataaaatatggtGTGACATTACTAGTATGGATGCTTGTCACTTTTTGTTGGGTCGACCATGGGAGTTTGACAGGAAAACTAGTCATGACGGGCATAAAAATACCTACAGCTTTTTATGGAACGACGTACGTATAGTACTTGTACCCAGCAAAGAAATTGCACCTAAACCATCTACCGGACAAACTACCAATCTCTTGTCGTTTAAGCAGTTTGAAGTTGAGGCAGAAGATGCAGGAGAACTGTATGTGTTGATTAGCAAATACCAACAGCCGGATGAAAGTAGTATCCCTATTGCAGCTCAACCTTTAATTAAGGAATTTATTGATGTTTTCCCTAACGAGTTGCCAGACGAGCTACCACCTCTCCGGGATATACAACACCATATTGATCTCATCCCTGGATCAAGCTTGCCAAACAAAGCGCATTATAGAATGATTCCTAAGGAGCATGAAGAACTTCGTcgtcaagtggaagagttgttaCAGAAAGGTTTGATCCGACAGAGCCTAAGTCCTTGTGTTGTACCGGCCTTGTTGATTCCAAAGAAAGATGGAACGTGGAGAATGTGTGTTGACAGTCGAGCCATCAACAAAATCACAGTAAAATACCGTTTTCCAATTCCTAGATTGGATGACCTGCTAGATCAGTTGTGTGGAGCGAAGGTGTTTAGCAAACTCGACTTGAAGAGTGGGTACCATCAGATCAGAATTCGAGAAggtgatgagtggaaaacagcttTTAAGACTCGAGAAGGGTTATATGAGTGGATGGTTATGCCGTTTGGATTGTCCAATGCGCCTAGTACATTCATGCGTATAATGAATCAAGTTCTCAGGCCCTTTATCGGTACTTTTGTGGTCGTTTATTTCGACGATATTCTTATTTATAGTGTTGATATGAACATGCATTTTCAACATCTTCGAGAAGTGCTTTCAACTCTACGTCGGGAAAAATTATTTGCAGCCATCAAGAAGTGTTCATTCATGACTGACCAAATTCTATTTCTCGGCTATGTCGTAACCAAGGATGGAATAAAGGTAGATGATTCCAAGGTTGAAGCTGTAAGAAATTGGACCACACCCACTACACTGCACGAG GAAAGTTCTCATGGTCTGAGGAAGCTGACAAAGCCTTTGAAGCAGTCAAGACAAAACTAA